The following are encoded together in the Macadamia integrifolia cultivar HAES 741 chromosome 10, SCU_Mint_v3, whole genome shotgun sequence genome:
- the LOC122092044 gene encoding cytosolic sulfotransferase 15-like, with the protein MANTTHINQSDSLMGHLDLLSLPKEKGWIGLPLYQYQGSWCHAKGIQAAISFQKHFHASDTDVILVTTPKSGTTWLKALAFAILNRHRYTSTLSQNHPLLTDNPHDLVPFFEFKLYTDNQLPNLADFPSPRLFATHIPYPWLPESIKNSNCKIVYLCRNPRDTLVSYWHFTNKARPETLGPLSLEKGLEMFCKGITGFGPFWDHALGYWNENLERPQKVLFLKYEELKNDIKCQVKRLAEFMGCPFTIGEERDGVIDEISRLCSFESQRSLEVNKSSGIRSISYFENQTLYRKGEVGDWVNYLTNPMVEQLDQVMEEKLCGSGLTFDMYPQLTK; encoded by the coding sequence ATGGCTAACACCACCCACATCAACCAAAGTGATTCTCTTATGGGTCATCTTGATCTTCTTTCCTTGCCCAAAGAAAAAGGTTGGATTGGTCTTCCTCTTTATCAATATCAAGGCTCTTGGTGTCATGCAAAGGGGATTCAAGCAGCAATATCTTTCCAAAAACACTTCCATGCATCTGATACTGATGTAATCTTAGTCACCACACCAAAATCAGGTACTACTTGGTTGAAGGCTTTAGCTTTTGCTATCCTTAATCGTCATAGATACACTAGTACTCTTTCTCAAAACCATCCTTTGCTTACAGATAACCCTCATGATCTTGTTCCATTTTTTGAGTTTAAGCTTTACACAGATAACCAGCTTCCTAATTTAGCAGATTTTCCTTCTCCAAGGCTATTTGCTACTCATATTCCTTACCCATGGCTACCAGAATCCATCAAGAACTCCAACTGCAAAATTGTCTATCTTTGTAGGAATCCGAGAGACACCTTAGTCTCTTATTGGCACTTCACCAATAAGGCTAGACCTGAAACTCTTGGCCCACTTTCATTAGAGAAAGGTTTAGAGATGTTTTGTAAGGGAATCACAGGGTTTGGACCCTTTTGGGATCATGCCTTGGGttattggaatgaaaacttaGAGAGACCTCAAAAGGTGTTATTTTTGAAGtatgaagaattgaagaatgaCATCAAGTGTCAAGTGAAGAGACTTGCAGAGTTCATGGGATGCCCTTTTACtataggagaagagagagatggtgtGATAGATGAGATATCAAGATTGTGTAGTTTTGAGTCTCAACGAAGTCTGGAGGTGAACAAGTCATCAGGAATAAGATCCATTTCCTACTTTGAAAATCAGACTTTGTACAGGAAAGGTGAGGTGGGTGATTGGGTAAATTATCTTACTAACCCAATGGTGGAGCAGTTAGACCAAGTCATGGAAGAAAAGCTTTGTGGTTCCGGCTTAACTTTTGATATGTATCctcaacttacaaaataa
- the LOC122091593 gene encoding uncharacterized protein LOC122091593, with translation MASLAQSSLVFSLNSSTGVSFSSSFKTNTYPSTFLKTGFSRSLRISASLDNTNSDSSPSNSANDSERIVGDEPETTDPVKLAFARAKSYKKAIQSNPSPKKDTSPVSESVGSGNRTEGTIAENVDGDTKKVPISVKQAMEKAKEYKKNKGIIGNAGSSSNVGETRSDSGLEGAKVRTLGDGFVDKRVSKKEEPVISSIDFMGLGFSDQKKSKGLPAGLVPLVDPFADGDLPEVELIVGDSSNFEAPTPSNPELKKEDDFDLYKPRVSTWGVFPRPGNISETFGGGRTIRPGEVLETAEDKAAKQARTRQLLTAYKNKMGLVIDPKLKSECEKALKDGDYLMDLGKLKEALPYYEKVMEDLTFQSELHGLAALQWSICQDSLSRPNEARVMYERLQSHPNVEVSKKAKLFMFGFQAMEMMKITGSSLSQKTTGFQNYFEAFIEDKPEYIQGGSKDEQNSLIEALPYILFLVSPIFLVLLVAVQRGT, from the exons ATGGCTTCCTTAGCACAATCATCGTTGGTTTTCTCTCTCAATTCCAGTACCGGcgtctctttttcttcttctttcaaaaCCAACACTTACCCATCAACGTTCCTTAAGACAGGGTTTTCAAGAAGTCTAAGAATCTCCGCATCTCTAGACAATACCAATTCAGATTCATCTCCATCTAATTCAGCAAATGATTCAGAGAGAATTGTCGGGGACGAACCGGAAACAACCGACCCAGTGAAGCTTGCTTTTGCTAGAGCGAAGTCTTATAAGAAAGCTATACAATCAAACCCGAGCCCCAAGAAAGATACGAGCCCAGTATCAGAATCTGTCGGCAGTGGGAATAGAACTGAAGGTACGATTGCAGAGAATGTTGATGGAGATACGAAGAAGGTCCCGATTTCTGTTAAGCAGGCAATGGAGAAAGCTAAAGAATATAAGAAGAACAAAGGGATTATAGGAAATGCGGGTAGTTCTAGTAATGTTGGAGAAACAAGGAGTGATTCAG GACTAGAGGGAGCGAAGGTGAGGACTTTGGGAGATGGGTTTGTTGATAAAAGAGTTAGCAAGAAGGAAGAGCCCGTGATTTCTAGTATTGACTTTATGGGCCTTGGCTTTTCGGATCAGAAGAAGAGCAAAGGACTGCCAGCAGGTTTAGTTCCACTGGTAGACCCTTTTGCAGATGGGGATTTGCCTGAGGTGGAGTTAATTGTTGGGGACTCTAGCAACTTCGAAGCTCCAACGCCTTCTAATCCCGAGCTAAAGAAAGAGGATGATTTTGATCTCTACAAACCTAGGGTTTCAACATGGGGAGTTTTCCCAAGGCCTGGCAACATTTCCGAGACG TTTGGTGGTGGAAGAACTATTCGCCCAGGGGAGGTGCTTGAAACTGCTGAAGATAAAGCTGCTAAACAAGCACGCACTAGACAGTTACTTACAGCCTACAAGAATAAGATGGGCTTAGTTATTGACCCCAAACTGAAATCTGAATGTGAGAAG GCTTTGAAAGATGGTGACTACTTGATGGATCTTGGGAAGCTTAAGGAAGCATTACCTTATTATGAAAAAGTGATGGAGGACTTAACTTTTcag AGTGAACTTCATGGATTAGCGGCTTTGCAATGGTCTATTTGTCAAGATTCACTTAGCAG gccAAATGAAGCTCGAGTTATGTATGAGAGGCTCCAATCGCACCCAAATGTTGAAGTAAGCAAGAAGGCAAAGCTGTTCATGTTTGGCTTCCAG GCCATGGAGATGATGAAGATTACGGGctcatctctctctcaaaagacaACAGGCTTCCAGAACTATTTTGAAGCATTTATAGAAGATAAACCTGAGTACATTCAGGGAGGTAGCAAGGATGAGCAAAATTCACTAATTGAAGCCCTTCCAtatattttgtttcttgtttctcctatttttcttGTACTACTTGTAGCTGTACAAAGAGGCACTTAA